From Microlunatus capsulatus, a single genomic window includes:
- a CDS encoding glycosyltransferase gives MTSVVIAAHDEAAVIERCLEGLRANGPGLDVVVVANGCADDTADRARRAGARVLELAAPGKAAALDAGDAVASSFPRLYLDADIVVPSGGVAALVAALGQPDGVLAAVPSRRVDVSGRPLLVRAYFAVNGRLPAYRDGLFGRGLIAVSDRGRSRFTGFPRMVADDLFLDSLFGPEEKRTVTSVVVVVEAPRRSRDLLRRLVRVRRGNAAMRRAGVKGLVTATIRPADRWAWWGVVRTRPQLWPSAAVYVGITTAAALWARMTPGAKGWARDDSTRGSSPGSAAEEAA, from the coding sequence GTGACGTCTGTCGTCATCGCCGCCCACGACGAGGCGGCGGTCATCGAGAGGTGCCTGGAGGGTCTCCGTGCGAACGGGCCGGGGCTCGATGTCGTCGTCGTGGCGAACGGCTGCGCGGACGACACGGCCGACCGGGCGCGCAGGGCCGGTGCACGCGTGCTCGAGCTCGCGGCCCCGGGCAAGGCCGCGGCACTCGACGCGGGGGACGCGGTCGCCTCCTCCTTCCCACGCCTCTACCTCGACGCGGACATCGTCGTCCCCTCCGGCGGGGTGGCCGCCCTGGTCGCAGCGCTCGGGCAGCCGGACGGCGTCCTGGCCGCCGTGCCGTCCCGACGGGTCGACGTGAGCGGGCGACCCCTGCTCGTGCGGGCCTATTTCGCCGTCAACGGTCGGCTCCCCGCCTACCGCGATGGATTGTTCGGCCGTGGGCTCATCGCTGTCTCCGACCGTGGTCGCAGCCGTTTCACCGGCTTTCCCCGCATGGTGGCCGACGACCTGTTCCTCGACTCGCTCTTCGGTCCCGAGGAGAAGCGCACGGTGACCTCGGTCGTGGTGGTCGTGGAGGCACCTCGTCGCTCGCGCGATCTCCTCCGCCGCCTTGTACGCGTGCGCCGGGGCAACGCGGCGATGCGCCGCGCCGGCGTCAAGGGCCTGGTGACGGCGACGATCCGACCCGCGGACCGGTGGGCCTGGTGGGGCGTGGTGCGGACGCGACCTCAGCTCTGGCCCTCAGCAGCGGTCTACGTCGGGATCACGACCGCCGCTGCTCTCTGGGCGCGCATGACGCCGGGGGCGAAGGGCTGGGCCCGTGACGACAGCACACGGGGGTCGAGTCCGGGCTCGGCGGCGGAGGAGGCGGCATGA
- a CDS encoding polysaccharide deacetylase family protein, whose amino-acid sequence MRGPQFNICFHGIGNPERQLEPGEEAYWITPQLFSEVLDEVVGREDVALSFDDGNRSDVTHGLPGLSERGLVATFFALAGRLEQPGSLGEVELRALRAAGMTVGSHGFDHRPWRHLDEDQQRREFVEARRLLVEASGGAVDEAALPLGRYDRQVLGRLRAEGYDHVYSSDRAPARRSSWLQPRYSIRAGDSGATVRAILLRPDGVHRTLQRARMTVKRWR is encoded by the coding sequence ATGAGAGGCCCGCAGTTCAACATCTGCTTCCACGGGATCGGGAACCCCGAGCGTCAGCTCGAGCCGGGCGAGGAGGCCTACTGGATCACGCCCCAGCTTTTCTCGGAGGTCCTCGACGAGGTGGTCGGCCGCGAGGACGTGGCCCTGAGCTTCGACGACGGCAACCGGTCGGACGTGACCCACGGGCTGCCGGGTCTGAGCGAGCGGGGCCTGGTGGCGACGTTCTTCGCACTGGCCGGGCGGCTGGAGCAGCCCGGGAGCCTCGGGGAGGTGGAGCTGCGGGCACTCCGAGCAGCCGGCATGACGGTGGGCAGCCACGGGTTCGACCACCGCCCGTGGCGGCACCTGGACGAGGACCAACAACGGCGGGAGTTCGTCGAGGCGCGTCGCCTGCTCGTCGAGGCCTCGGGTGGAGCGGTCGACGAGGCGGCCCTGCCGCTCGGCCGTTACGACCGACAGGTGCTGGGCAGGCTTCGAGCGGAGGGGTACGACCACGTCTACTCCAGCGACCGGGCGCCGGCGCGACGCTCGAGCTGGTTGCAGCCGCGCTACAGCATCCGGGCCGGTGACAGCGGCGCGACGGTCCGCGCCATCCTGCTCCGTCCCGATGGCGTTCACCGGACGTTGCAGAGGGCGAGGATGACCGTCAAGCGGTGGCGATGA
- a CDS encoding acyltransferase — protein sequence MRDALVNTWGASVLTPRHLRWALLKAYGVRLERASVGARCWFGSRDVTIGRSAYVNRGVFFDGIGPIRVGKRVHLGMEVMILTGSHSIGGPDCRAGALSAAPVVIEDGAWIGARAVLMPGAVVGRGSVVAAGSVVTGTCDPDTLYAGVPARKIRVLGPEDRETGP from the coding sequence GTGCGTGACGCCCTCGTCAACACCTGGGGGGCCTCGGTGCTGACCCCGCGGCACCTGCGGTGGGCACTGCTCAAGGCCTACGGCGTCCGGCTCGAGCGGGCCTCGGTCGGGGCGAGGTGCTGGTTCGGCAGCCGGGACGTGACGATCGGTCGGAGCGCCTACGTCAACCGTGGGGTGTTCTTCGACGGCATCGGTCCGATCCGGGTGGGGAAGCGGGTGCACCTGGGCATGGAGGTGATGATCCTCACCGGCTCGCACAGCATCGGCGGACCCGACTGCCGGGCAGGAGCCCTGAGCGCGGCTCCCGTCGTCATCGAGGACGGGGCCTGGATCGGGGCGAGAGCGGTGCTGATGCCCGGTGCCGTCGTGGGGCGAGGATCAGTCGTGGCCGCCGGTTCCGTCGTCACGGGGACCTGCGACCCGGACACCCTCTACGCAGGCGTCCCGGCCCGCAAGATCCGGGTGCTCGGCCCGGAGGACCGCGAGACCGGGCCATGA
- a CDS encoding glycosyltransferase family 2 protein, which produces MTRPDIAIVVVTFNSAGLVADLVASLPTSEAFTWHLVVADNDSMDGTVQEVRAQAPAADVVQMGRNAGYAAGINAAVLAAGRRDAYLVLNPDVRLHAGCVEGLLDALDQPGVGIAVPRLSDGLGQLILSMRREPTVVRVLADLALGAERAGRIGTLGEVVSDPRRYDRSTSTPWAEGSTQLVSHACWEACGPWDESFFLYSEEADFDLRAGDLGYSTRYVPDARATHLEGGSAGSPPLWALLQVNRVRLHRKRNGRVAALAFWSAVVLRELSRACLGRPTSRAALAFLLDPRRLREPAGPWSLEPGHGRSLLHPASR; this is translated from the coding sequence GTGACCCGACCCGACATCGCCATCGTCGTCGTCACGTTCAACAGCGCGGGCCTCGTCGCCGACCTCGTGGCCTCGCTGCCGACGAGCGAAGCCTTCACCTGGCATCTGGTGGTCGCCGACAACGACTCGATGGACGGCACCGTCCAGGAGGTCCGCGCCCAGGCTCCCGCCGCCGACGTGGTGCAGATGGGCCGCAACGCCGGGTACGCAGCGGGCATCAATGCCGCCGTGCTCGCAGCGGGACGCCGTGACGCCTACCTGGTGCTCAACCCGGACGTGCGTCTGCACGCGGGGTGCGTCGAGGGACTGCTCGACGCGCTCGACCAGCCCGGCGTCGGCATCGCCGTCCCGCGGCTCAGCGATGGCCTGGGCCAGCTCATCCTGTCCATGCGCCGCGAGCCCACTGTGGTGCGGGTGCTGGCCGATCTTGCTCTCGGTGCTGAGCGCGCAGGGCGCATCGGGACGCTCGGCGAGGTGGTCAGCGACCCTCGTCGGTACGACCGGTCGACGTCGACCCCCTGGGCGGAGGGCTCGACCCAGCTCGTCAGCCACGCGTGCTGGGAAGCGTGCGGCCCGTGGGACGAGAGCTTCTTCCTCTACTCCGAGGAGGCGGATTTCGACCTGCGGGCGGGCGACCTCGGGTACAGCACCCGCTACGTGCCGGACGCCCGCGCGACCCACCTGGAGGGTGGTTCGGCCGGCTCGCCCCCGCTCTGGGCCCTGCTGCAGGTGAACCGGGTCCGCCTGCACCGCAAGAGGAACGGTCGCGTCGCGGCACTCGCCTTCTGGTCAGCCGTCGTGCTGCGCGAGCTCTCGCGCGCCTGCCTCGGCCGGCCGACGAGTCGAGCGGCTCTCGCCTTCCTCCTCGACCCACGACGCCTGCGCGAGCCGGCGGGTCCCTGGTCGCTCGAGCCCGGGCACGGCCGGTCCCTGCTCCACCCGGCGTCCCGATGA
- a CDS encoding O-antigen ligase family protein, protein MTDALRTEGSGPLGATVSWAAARRAGLVRSWKDGSLSIPARVFVVVYVFLLFCIPSQLVIRPLGAPGTPANLWGILALLWWLLATLGGRNPVRGFTPTRVSVGLLVGAVLASYVAGNAAGWYSPADIRQSTDELWTLVAVPADQLNATMISAADRGLLSVAGWAGVVLLASEGLRTSHELERVVGWVVGFGTFVAALGIVQYFTAYDIAALFTIPGLSANSDFGEVVSRSVLNRVSSTAVHPIEFGVLLAGVFLLALHRSLFAANRSWILRWLPTLVIGTALPMSVSRSAILALALACAVVFVGWPARWRIRGLLLAPLAVVGMRLVAPGLVGTIRSLFGNLGDDPSVTGRTADYSAVLGLYTEHPLLGRGLFTFVPRYYRILDNQMLMTLVELGAIGLAATLVFLGTGVYLARAARRRLTSERERHLALVLSASLVGVVLSYLTFDAWGFPMVAGSTFLLVGLAGAAHRLSLEPPLGAVDARLPSPAAPVGGPS, encoded by the coding sequence GTGACCGACGCTCTCCGGACGGAGGGGTCCGGTCCCCTCGGCGCCACCGTCTCCTGGGCGGCGGCGCGTCGGGCGGGCCTGGTGCGCTCCTGGAAGGACGGCTCTCTGAGCATCCCGGCCCGCGTGTTCGTGGTCGTGTACGTCTTCCTGCTGTTCTGCATCCCCTCCCAGCTCGTCATCCGGCCGCTGGGCGCCCCCGGCACCCCGGCGAACCTGTGGGGGATCCTGGCGCTCCTCTGGTGGCTGCTCGCCACGCTCGGTGGCCGCAACCCGGTCCGGGGCTTCACCCCCACCCGCGTGAGCGTCGGGCTCCTGGTCGGGGCCGTGCTCGCGAGCTACGTGGCCGGCAACGCCGCCGGCTGGTACTCCCCGGCGGACATCCGCCAGTCCACCGACGAGCTCTGGACGCTGGTCGCGGTGCCAGCGGACCAGCTCAACGCCACGATGATCAGCGCGGCTGACCGCGGGTTGCTCTCGGTCGCCGGCTGGGCCGGTGTCGTGCTGCTGGCCAGCGAAGGACTGCGGACCAGCCACGAGCTGGAGCGGGTGGTCGGATGGGTGGTGGGCTTCGGCACCTTCGTCGCCGCCCTGGGGATCGTCCAGTACTTCACCGCCTACGACATCGCGGCACTGTTCACCATCCCCGGCCTGAGCGCCAACTCCGACTTCGGCGAGGTCGTCTCCCGCTCGGTCCTCAACCGCGTCTCGAGCACAGCAGTCCACCCGATCGAGTTCGGGGTACTGCTCGCCGGGGTTTTCCTCCTCGCGCTGCACCGGAGCCTGTTCGCCGCCAACCGGTCGTGGATCCTGCGGTGGCTTCCCACGCTCGTCATCGGCACCGCGCTCCCCATGTCGGTGTCTCGGTCGGCGATCCTCGCCCTCGCGCTCGCCTGCGCCGTGGTCTTCGTCGGCTGGCCCGCTCGCTGGCGGATCCGGGGGTTGCTGCTGGCCCCGCTGGCCGTCGTCGGCATGCGTCTCGTGGCCCCCGGCCTGGTCGGCACGATCCGCTCGCTCTTCGGCAACCTCGGCGACGACCCCAGCGTGACCGGGCGCACCGCTGACTACAGCGCTGTCCTGGGCCTCTACACCGAGCACCCGCTCCTCGGACGCGGCCTCTTCACCTTCGTCCCCCGCTACTACCGCATCCTCGACAACCAGATGCTGATGACGCTCGTCGAGCTCGGGGCGATCGGCCTCGCGGCCACGCTGGTCTTCCTGGGGACCGGGGTCTACCTGGCCAGGGCGGCCCGGCGTCGGCTGACCTCCGAGCGTGAACGGCACCTGGCGCTCGTGCTCTCGGCGTCGCTCGTCGGCGTCGTGCTCAGCTACCTGACGTTCGACGCCTGGGGCTTCCCGATGGTGGCCGGCTCGACCTTCCTCCTCGTCGGGCTGGCCGGCGCAGCCCACCGCCTCAGCCTCGAGCCGCCGCTCGGAGCGGTCGACGCGCGTCTCCCGTCGCCCGCCGCACCGGTAGGAGGTCCGTCGTGA
- a CDS encoding rhamnosyltransferase WsaF family glycosyltransferase, with amino-acid sequence MTAQRWGAGNELTLHEHLVADSTELQLRWPTHPAAADQPLTIGWICTPPTLGSGGHTTMFRMVEGLERAGHRCRLYLYDRHDGDLEAQRRTVREGWPGVRAEVLSSDALPGGSRPTGGRPLDACIATSWESAHVLATLGAAPMQRFYFVQDYEPYFYPRGTEYALAEDSYRFGFHVLALGSMVADCLRSQLGVPSTVVDFGSDTTTYFVKSPPAERTGVVCYARPGNPRRGWAMAELSLTRFHRRHPDVPIRIYGAHLRNLPFPAEIYPRLTPAELNDLYNRSVAGLALSFTNVSLVAEEMLSAGVVPVVNDAPEPRACLTNPSVVWAAGTPSALADALGATVSSGATLDRRATASSPTRGSWATTAGQVVEAVEHHCFARLQEPVHAPAGAS; translated from the coding sequence GTGACGGCTCAGCGCTGGGGTGCCGGCAACGAGCTGACGCTCCACGAGCACCTGGTCGCGGACTCGACCGAGCTGCAGCTGCGGTGGCCCACCCATCCCGCCGCCGCTGACCAGCCCCTGACCATCGGATGGATCTGCACACCACCCACACTCGGCTCCGGCGGTCACACGACGATGTTCCGCATGGTCGAGGGCCTCGAGCGGGCCGGGCACCGCTGCCGCCTCTACCTCTACGACCGGCACGACGGGGACCTGGAGGCGCAGCGGCGCACCGTCCGGGAGGGATGGCCCGGAGTGCGGGCCGAGGTGCTCTCCAGCGACGCGCTCCCGGGAGGGAGCCGCCCGACGGGCGGCAGGCCCCTGGACGCCTGCATCGCCACCTCGTGGGAGTCGGCGCACGTGCTGGCCACCCTCGGTGCGGCTCCCATGCAGCGCTTCTACTTCGTGCAGGACTACGAGCCGTACTTCTACCCGAGGGGCACCGAGTACGCCCTGGCGGAGGACAGCTACCGCTTCGGCTTCCACGTCCTCGCCCTCGGTTCGATGGTGGCGGACTGCCTCCGCAGCCAGCTCGGGGTCCCCTCCACCGTGGTGGACTTCGGCTCGGACACCACGACCTACTTCGTCAAGTCGCCGCCGGCCGAGCGCACCGGGGTCGTCTGCTACGCGCGCCCCGGGAACCCGCGACGGGGCTGGGCCATGGCGGAGCTGAGCCTGACGCGCTTCCACCGGCGTCACCCGGACGTGCCGATCCGGATCTACGGTGCTCACCTGCGCAACCTCCCCTTCCCGGCCGAGATCTACCCCCGGTTGACACCGGCCGAGCTCAACGACCTCTACAACCGTTCCGTCGCCGGGCTCGCCCTCTCCTTCACCAACGTCTCGCTGGTGGCGGAGGAGATGTTGAGCGCCGGCGTGGTCCCGGTCGTGAACGACGCCCCGGAACCCCGCGCGTGCCTGACCAACCCCTCGGTGGTGTGGGCCGCCGGAACGCCGTCCGCCCTCGCCGACGCCTTGGGCGCCACGGTGTCCAGCGGCGCCACCCTGGACCGCCGGGCCACCGCGTCGTCGCCGACGCGAGGAAGCTGGGCCACCACTGCCGGACAGGTGGTGGAAGCAGTGGAACACCACTGCTTCGCCCGCCTGCAGGAGCCGGTGCACGCACCGGCAGGAGCGAGCTGA
- a CDS encoding DegT/DnrJ/EryC1/StrS family aminotransferase, whose protein sequence is MTTTTLADAARHDDGPAAPVPLVDLGLQHRRIAAEVRPAMDAVMDTTAFVLGPEVTAFEQEYAAFCGAAHCVGVGNGTDAIELALRGAGIGSGDEVLIPANTFVATAEAVVRAGAVPVLADCDEHYLLDPEDLAHRVTSRTRAVIAVDLYGQVAEIERISEAVGPDVLVLEDAAQSQGATRAGRVAGSFGTAAATSFYPGKNLGAYGDAGAVVTQDRETAERIRALRSHGGLRRYEHTHLGTNSRLDSLQAAVLRVKLRHLPEWNDERRAAAALYTHLLGDLETVVLPRTLEDNEHVWHLFVVRVADRDRVAARLQAAGIGAAIHYPAPVHRLPAFAGLLASSRGLTRSERYAGEILSLPLYPGITTAQVERVAHELRGAIGGTSEVPRG, encoded by the coding sequence ATGACCACCACGACGCTGGCCGACGCCGCCCGGCACGATGACGGGCCCGCCGCCCCCGTGCCGCTGGTCGACCTGGGGCTGCAGCACCGGCGCATCGCCGCGGAGGTCCGGCCGGCCATGGACGCCGTCATGGACACCACGGCGTTCGTCCTCGGGCCCGAGGTGACCGCCTTCGAGCAGGAGTACGCGGCGTTCTGCGGGGCGGCGCACTGCGTCGGCGTCGGCAACGGGACCGACGCCATCGAGCTCGCGCTGCGGGGCGCCGGCATCGGATCGGGCGACGAGGTGCTCATCCCGGCCAACACCTTCGTCGCGACGGCCGAGGCCGTGGTCCGCGCAGGCGCCGTCCCGGTCCTCGCGGACTGCGACGAGCACTACCTGCTCGACCCCGAGGACCTCGCCCACCGGGTGACGTCCCGGACGCGGGCCGTCATCGCGGTCGACCTCTACGGCCAGGTGGCCGAGATCGAGCGCATCAGTGAGGCGGTCGGCCCGGACGTCCTGGTCCTCGAGGACGCCGCCCAGTCCCAGGGAGCCACACGTGCCGGCCGGGTGGCCGGCTCGTTCGGCACGGCAGCGGCGACGAGCTTCTACCCCGGGAAGAACCTCGGCGCCTACGGCGACGCCGGAGCCGTGGTCACCCAGGACAGGGAGACCGCGGAGCGGATCCGAGCGCTCCGCTCGCACGGCGGTCTGCGCCGGTACGAGCACACCCACCTGGGGACCAACTCGCGGCTCGACTCGCTCCAGGCGGCGGTCCTCCGGGTGAAGCTGCGGCACCTCCCGGAGTGGAACGACGAGCGACGGGCGGCAGCTGCCCTGTACACCCACCTGCTCGGCGACCTGGAGACCGTGGTCCTGCCCCGGACCCTGGAGGACAACGAGCACGTGTGGCACCTGTTCGTCGTCCGGGTGGCGGACCGTGACCGGGTGGCCGCTCGGCTGCAGGCCGCGGGCATCGGGGCGGCCATCCACTACCCCGCTCCTGTGCACAGGCTGCCCGCGTTCGCAGGGCTCCTGGCCAGCAGTCGAGGGCTCACCCGGTCCGAGCGGTACGCCGGGGAGATCCTGTCCCTCCCGCTCTACCCGGGCATCACCACCGCGCAGGTCGAGCGCGTGGCGCACGAGCTGCGCGGGGCCATCGGGGGCACGTCGGAGGTGCCTCGTGGCTGA